The following coding sequences lie in one Mercenaria mercenaria strain notata chromosome 5, MADL_Memer_1, whole genome shotgun sequence genomic window:
- the LOC123556322 gene encoding zinc finger BED domain-containing protein 4-like → MPGRFKLTNSLIKEKADQIRKRITTNMHTANYICFTIDLWSNRQMKAFLGINGHYINNWEMHSAMIACNRFIGRHTGENIRNEFDKVVSTYNLENKIACVISDNASNMVKTFKVDIPGFKNSLDGDTESDTECDETDDKVGNDDENLETVDVEHESFFPKHLRCYARSQQLVVRDAFKNCGRELKKALTKAASIVNHVRRSITATELLEGEKRLQTATVTRWNSQLMMVRSVLSVDAKKLEEVNAPVKLTSFERKLLNELCEVLKPFEFATTIVQKEKSVSASLAIPTTLQLKHNLKELKNTAKLEHQTVKFIDILEESIDSRLIRYEQEDEYVLATMLDPRFKLDWCTQNFSKHEDLLVSKLRQTSVTECEETSPPRMVSKGDFFSFMDNVRSPARKRHQSGKTTCEVERYLSEPYIHRNDDSLKYWSSHSKVSPGLAEFASKYLTIPCTSAPVERLFSIAGKIFRPDRCRMNDETFHNLIMIKCNSEAKNA, encoded by the exons ATGCCAGGCCGTTTCAAATTAACTAATAGTCTGATAAAAGAAAAAGCTGATcaaataagaaaaagaataaCAACAAACATGCACACAGCAAACTATATCTGTTTCACCATTGATCTATGGAGTAACCGCCAAATGAAGGCATTTCTTGGCATCAATGGTCATTACATCAACAATTGGGAAATGCACTCTGCCATGATTGCTTGTAATAGATTCATCGGCCGACACACCGGTGAAAATATTCGCAATGAGTTTGACAAAGTTGTGTCAACTTACAATTTAGAGAATAAAATAGCATGCGTCATATCGGATAATGCCTCTAACATGGTTAAAACATTTAAAGTGGACATTCCAGGTTTCAAGAATTCCTTGGATGGTGATACAGAGTCTGATACAGAGTGTGATGAAACTGATGATAAAGTTGGGAATGATGATGAAAATCTTGAGACTGTTGATGTGGAGCATGAATCCTTCTTTCCAAAGCACTTAAGGTGCTACGCACGTAGCCAGCAACTAGTCGTCCGAGATGCTTTCAAGAACTGCGGAAGAGAACTAAAGAAAGCACTTACGAAAGCTGCTTCCATTGTTAATCATGTAAGAAGGTCAATAACAGCAACCGAACTACTTGAGGGGGAGAAGCGTTTGCAGACGGCAACAGTTACAAGATGGAACAGTCAGCTGATGATGGTGAGATCGGTTCTGAGTGTCGATGCCAAGAAGCTGGAAGAAGTGAATGCCCCAGTCAAGCTTACTTCATTTGAGAGAAAGTTACTGAATGAGCTCTGTGAAGTGCTAAAGCCATTTGAATTTGCCACAACAATTGTGCAAAAAGAGAAGTCTGTGTCGGCAAGCTTAGCGATCCCCACAACACTGCAACTAAAACATAATCTGAAAGAACTGAAAAACACAGCAAAACTAGAACACCAAACAGTAAAGTTCATAGACATCCTAGAGGAATCTATTGATTCTAGATTGATCAGATACGAGCAGGAAGATGAGTACGTTCTTGCCACAATGCTCGATCCACGCTTCAAGCTGGACTGGTGTACACAAAACTTCTCAAAGCATGAAGATCTTCTAGTGTCCAAGCTTCGGCAGACTTCCGTGACCGAATGTGAAGAAACATCACCACCTAGAATGGTTTCCAAGGGAGACTTCTTCAGTTTTATGGAT AATGTCAGAAGTCCAGCTCGCAAGAGGCATCAGTCTGGAAAGACAACATGTGAAGTGGAGAGATACCTCAGTGAACCATATATCCACAGAAATGAT GATTCACTGAAGTATTGGTCCAGCCACAGCAAAGTAAGCCCGGGTCTAGCAGAATTTGCCTCAAAATATCTGACGATTCCATGCACCAGCGCCCCAGTAGAGCGACTCTTTTCTATAGCTGGCAAGATATTTCGGCCAGATAGGTGCCGGATGAATGACGAGACATTTCATAACCTTATAATGATCAAATGCAATTCAGaagctaaaaatgcataa
- the LOC128556844 gene encoding zinc finger protein 862-like isoform X1: protein MDRFVCHLGVLVHKSTQPASITNILVLLKIMITVSPSTAECERQFSAMKLIKSARRSHMNQDTLEALMRVHADGPPAALFDPQPAIHHWMSSGPGTRHLGGHKIPQKPSVVLSDNEDDDRDDSRDQ from the exons ATGGATCGTTTCGTGTGCCATCTGGGAGTGCTAGTTCACAAAAGT ACCCAGCCAGCTAGTATCACTAATATCCTGGTCCTTCTCAAAATCATGATAACAGTGTCTCCATCCACTGCTGAATGTGAAAGACAATTTTCTG CAATGAAGCTCATCAAGTCAGCCAGACGGTCACACATGAACCAAGACACCCTTGAGGCTCTGATGAGAGTTCATGCCGATGGTCCCCCTGCAGCCCTGTTTGATCCCCAGCCTGCCATCCACCACTGGATGTCCAGTGGACCTGGTACCCGTCACCTTGGTGGCCACAAGATACCACAGAAACCCAGTG TTGTTCTATCTGACAATGAAGATGATGACCGTGATGATTCCCGTGACCAGTAA
- the LOC128556844 gene encoding zinc finger protein 862-like isoform X2, translating into MITVSPSTAECERQFSAMKLIKSARRSHMNQDTLEALMRVHADGPPAALFDPQPAIHHWMSSGPGTRHLGGHKIPQKPSVVLSDNEDDDRDDSRDQ; encoded by the exons ATGATAACAGTGTCTCCATCCACTGCTGAATGTGAAAGACAATTTTCTG CAATGAAGCTCATCAAGTCAGCCAGACGGTCACACATGAACCAAGACACCCTTGAGGCTCTGATGAGAGTTCATGCCGATGGTCCCCCTGCAGCCCTGTTTGATCCCCAGCCTGCCATCCACCACTGGATGTCCAGTGGACCTGGTACCCGTCACCTTGGTGGCCACAAGATACCACAGAAACCCAGTG TTGTTCTATCTGACAATGAAGATGATGACCGTGATGATTCCCGTGACCAGTAA